The following proteins are co-located in the Gemmatimonadota bacterium genome:
- a CDS encoding HAD-IA family hydrolase, whose translation MKVVFFDLFETLITEKTKSAFQSRSPNYVKLRTTRDRVVQWWEDFGERVMTGEFSDCLAKFLHMRDEVGSPVSDRELGEIAREYEQWKSRVISEVDPGVLEMLGEVRALGLRIGIISNAMPWEALAWNACPLRDHVDEVVFSCEVGLMKPDRRIYDLACARMGVRPSDAYFVGDGGFDELRGAAAAGMKAIQAAWYLRQEVAWPWDHPLLRAESMESLPSNLN comes from the coding sequence ATGAAAGTCGTTTTCTTCGATTTATTCGAAACGCTGATCACCGAAAAGACAAAAAGCGCATTCCAGTCGAGATCCCCGAACTACGTGAAGCTGCGTACCACGCGGGACCGGGTGGTGCAGTGGTGGGAGGATTTCGGCGAGCGTGTGATGACCGGCGAGTTTTCGGACTGCCTCGCCAAGTTCCTGCACATGCGGGATGAAGTCGGATCGCCGGTCTCGGACCGGGAACTCGGCGAAATCGCCCGGGAGTACGAACAGTGGAAGAGCCGGGTCATATCCGAAGTGGATCCCGGCGTGTTGGAGATGCTGGGCGAAGTCAGGGCCCTGGGGCTCCGCATCGGAATCATCAGCAACGCCATGCCCTGGGAAGCGCTGGCATGGAACGCCTGTCCGCTTCGGGATCACGTGGACGAGGTCGTTTTTTCCTGTGAAGTCGGACTGATGAAGCCGGACAGGAGGATCTACGATCTCGCCTGTGCGCGCATGGGTGTTCGGCCGTCCGATGCGTATTTCGTCGGAGATGGCGGCTTTGATGAACTGCGCGGTGCGGCAGCCGCCGGCATGAAGGCGATCCAGGCGGCCTGGTATCTGCGGCAGGAAGTGGCATGGCCCTGGGATCATCCCCTGCTCCGGGCCGAGTCGATGGAAAGCCTGCCGTCCAATTTAAATTAG
- a CDS encoding LysR family transcriptional regulator yields the protein MNLSYDQAVAFHAVARHGSFSLAAKALFRSQSAVSIQVAKLEGEIGQPLFHRTTRHLALTEAGKVLLKYVSEMEGLMKEAVQELEDLDRLEAGRLVLCTSDTTGCYRLPAILKSFQDRYPGIDIVVMNATSLRTIQAVVDGEVDLGVVTLAYLPREIEAIPLFSRHDVLITPPDHPLAKRRTVHLKDMEQYPLILLDQHCASRRLIDDLCEKSRVQLDVAMELSSIEVIKHFVRIEAGLSIVPSIAIQEELENGTLAQVTIGDFRNRPRQKMGAIYLKGRYLSKAARSFLEALQAYFRPGRGKIAAGRGKPAA from the coding sequence ATGAACCTGTCCTACGATCAAGCCGTCGCCTTTCATGCCGTGGCCCGTCACGGAAGCTTTTCTCTGGCGGCAAAAGCCCTCTTCCGGTCCCAGTCCGCCGTGAGCATCCAGGTGGCCAAGCTCGAGGGCGAAATCGGCCAGCCGCTCTTCCACCGGACGACCCGGCATCTCGCCCTCACCGAGGCCGGCAAGGTGCTGCTCAAGTACGTGAGCGAGATGGAAGGGCTGATGAAAGAGGCCGTGCAGGAACTGGAAGACCTGGACCGTCTCGAGGCCGGCCGTCTCGTGCTCTGCACGTCCGACACCACGGGCTGCTACCGCCTGCCGGCCATCCTCAAATCTTTCCAGGACCGCTATCCCGGCATCGACATCGTCGTGATGAATGCCACGTCGCTGCGGACCATCCAGGCCGTGGTCGACGGCGAGGTGGATCTCGGCGTGGTTACGCTGGCCTACCTGCCCCGGGAGATCGAGGCGATCCCGCTTTTCTCCCGCCACGACGTGCTGATCACGCCGCCGGACCATCCCCTGGCGAAACGGCGGACCGTGCATCTCAAGGACATGGAACAGTATCCGCTGATCCTGCTCGACCAGCACTGCGCCTCGCGGCGGCTGATCGACGATCTGTGCGAGAAGTCACGGGTACAGCTCGACGTCGCCATGGAGCTCAGTTCCATAGAGGTCATCAAGCACTTCGTGCGGATCGAGGCGGGGCTGTCCATCGTCCCTTCCATAGCCATCCAGGAGGAACTGGAAAACGGCACACTCGCGCAGGTCACGATCGGGGATTTCCGAAACCGTCCTCGCCAGAAAATGGGGGCGATCTACCTCAAGGGACGGTATCTTTCAAAGGCTGCACGAAGTTTCCTGGAAGCCCTGCAGGCGTACTTCAGGCCGGGGCGCGGGAAGATCGCGGCGGGCCGGGGCAAGCCGGCGGCCTGA
- a CDS encoding IMP dehydrogenase, producing MAQIASTVSHSLKEYRLLPRLTQADANAQLASLETRLCRQGDGYLALRTPFLSAAMQAVTSVEMAIAMAQLGGMGVFAVSQTIEEQCGKIDAVKRFKAGFQTDIVTLSPEQSIGEVIGIMNDTGYHTFPVTDTGVFHGKLVGVITDKDFDERYDHGLRVGDRMKTDVQTGAEEDDLKTANTRMIEYGRGFLPMVSSEGTLVSVVFKRDLDKHIRHPHSTEDAQKRLVVGAAVSTHPEDRERVEALIEHQADVIVIDASDGYTEYQGETLKWIKSHYDIPVIAGNVVTREGFDYLAASGADAVKIGMGIASGCTTQMVKATGRGQATSIQEVSAARDAWAESTGDYLPLVADGSIQGPADMLVALSLGADTLMMGNLLARFTESHGELVRNAAGDLVKEYWMEGSRKAFNNRRYAQLASTFFEEGIVGQVPHAGSVYDKLPIVMQMLKSGMATAGCATIEALHRDAVLELQSNVSLDDSGVHDMSAIQSIQEFGIT from the coding sequence ATGGCGCAGATTGCCTCTACCGTTTCTCACAGTCTTAAGGAATACCGACTTCTGCCACGCCTTACGCAGGCCGACGCGAACGCCCAGCTCGCGTCCCTGGAGACGCGCCTCTGCCGGCAGGGGGACGGCTACCTGGCGCTGCGCACGCCATTCCTGAGCGCAGCCATGCAGGCGGTCACCAGCGTGGAAATGGCCATCGCCATGGCCCAGCTGGGCGGCATGGGCGTGTTCGCCGTGAGCCAGACCATCGAGGAACAGTGCGGAAAGATCGACGCGGTGAAGCGGTTCAAGGCCGGGTTTCAGACCGATATCGTCACGCTGTCGCCGGAGCAGTCCATCGGTGAGGTGATCGGCATCATGAACGATACCGGCTACCACACCTTCCCGGTGACGGATACGGGCGTCTTCCACGGCAAGCTGGTGGGCGTGATCACGGACAAGGACTTCGACGAGCGGTACGATCATGGCCTGAGGGTGGGCGACCGCATGAAGACCGACGTGCAGACCGGCGCCGAGGAGGACGACCTGAAGACGGCGAACACGCGGATGATCGAGTACGGTCGCGGGTTCCTGCCCATGGTTTCCTCCGAAGGAACCCTGGTGTCGGTGGTGTTCAAGCGGGACCTCGACAAGCATATCCGCCATCCCCATTCCACGGAAGACGCCCAGAAGCGCCTGGTGGTCGGCGCCGCCGTATCGACCCATCCCGAAGACCGGGAACGGGTGGAGGCGCTGATCGAGCACCAGGCCGACGTGATCGTCATCGACGCCTCCGACGGCTATACCGAGTACCAGGGCGAGACCCTGAAATGGATCAAGTCCCACTACGACATCCCGGTAATCGCCGGGAACGTGGTGACGCGGGAGGGGTTCGACTACCTGGCCGCCAGCGGCGCGGACGCCGTCAAGATCGGCATGGGCATCGCATCGGGCTGCACGACGCAGATGGTAAAGGCCACCGGCCGCGGCCAGGCCACCTCCATCCAGGAAGTCTCCGCGGCCCGCGACGCGTGGGCGGAATCCACGGGCGACTATCTCCCCCTCGTGGCGGACGGCAGCATCCAGGGACCGGCGGACATGCTCGTCGCGCTGTCGCTGGGCGCCGATACGCTCATGATGGGCAATCTCCTGGCGCGGTTTACCGAAAGCCACGGCGAACTGGTCCGCAACGCGGCCGGGGACCTGGTCAAGGAATACTGGATGGAAGGCAGCCGGAAGGCCTTCAACAACCGCCGGTACGCACAGCTTGCCAGCACCTTCTTCGAGGAAGGCATCGTGGGACAGGTGCCCCACGCGGGTTCGGTCTACGACAAGCTGCCCATCGTCATGCAGATGCTCAAGTCGGGCATGGCCACGGCCGGTTGCGCCACCATCGAGGCGCTGCACCGGGACGCCGTCCTGGAACTGCAGTCCAACGTGTCCCTCGACGACAGCGGCGTGCACGACATGTCCGCCATCCAGTCCATCCAGGAGTTCGGGATCACCTGA
- a CDS encoding DnaJ domain-containing protein: protein MTIPQLKRKLRQLKQTECRIRFRTRPRKDHQTLVWDAFFSTRSGDDDRVVYTLNRLANMNHEEIKKVYEAFFYRVYFQYFKEHGLSMADAYDPGLLSLLGLPPYATLHDIKRRYRELAQVHHPDHGGDHDAFIEVVDAYERLTDTGRT from the coding sequence ATGACCATACCCCAGCTGAAACGCAAGCTGCGTCAGCTCAAGCAGACCGAGTGCCGGATCCGGTTCAGGACCCGTCCGCGGAAGGACCACCAGACGCTGGTCTGGGACGCCTTCTTCTCCACGCGGTCCGGGGACGACGACCGGGTCGTCTATACGCTGAACCGGCTGGCGAATATGAATCACGAGGAGATCAAGAAGGTCTACGAGGCCTTCTTCTACCGCGTTTACTTCCAGTACTTCAAGGAACACGGCCTGTCCATGGCCGACGCCTATGACCCGGGACTGCTGTCCCTCCTCGGCCTGCCGCCCTACGCGACACTCCATGACATCAAGCGGCGGTACCGGGAACTGGCCCAGGTCCACCACCCCGACCACGGCGGCGACCACGACGCCTTCATCGAGGTCGTGGACGCCTACGAGCGGCTGACGGACACGGGCCGTA